The Moorena producens PAL-8-15-08-1 genomic interval TGCCACCAGCGAGTCTCTACGGGATGGCATTTTTGAACTTGATAATATCCTCAAAAAACTTAGAAGTGCTCGCCGGGAGGTCAGCCAATTAGAGGATGAGAAAAATCGAGTAGAGCAGCAGTTAGAGGACGCCAGAGCAGAGCAAATAGAGGTTCAGAAACGTTTGGATGAAACCAATCGAAATTTCCAACAGGCTCAAAATCAACTGAAAGATGTCTCTGCTCAGCTTGGGGTGCTGCGTACTGAAATTAAGTCACTCCTAGGGGAACGTCAGCTGCTAATCCAACAGCGGAATCAACTCAATGAACAAATTACCCAACTCCAGAGCCAAATCACTCAATTAAAAGAATTGGTGAAAAAACGGGATCAGGAAATGCTGGAGCGAGACCAAGCTATCCTGGAGCGAGACCAAGCTATCCTGGAGCGAGACCAAGCTATCCTCAAACAAGACCAAACGATCCAACAGCGGGATCAGGAGCTGGCTGACAAAGACCAAGCTATAAAACAATTTGACCGGAAAATTGCCGAACGGGATCAAGTCATTGCTCAGCGTGAAACTTTCCTAAAAAAACTCGAACAAGAACTTAAAGAACTTGAACAACAACTTAAACAAAAGGAGCGTCAACTTGCTGAACGTAATAAACAACTTCAATCACAAGAAAAACAACTTGCTTTTTTAAAACGGGAACTAGAAATTCTAGAACAGTACTATCAGAATTATCAAGTACTGCGTCAGGGAAATGTTGCTTTAATTCGTGGTCAGGTACTCACTTCCGGAGTAGTACGAATTGTCGATCCAACAGCGGTAAATCAAGCCGTTGATCAACTGTTGAGCCAAGCCAATAAGACAGCCGTAGACATTACCCGTGCTAGTAGCAGTAATTCCCAAGAGCCACTGGTGCAAATTACTCAAGCACAAGTGGATCAGTTAGTCCAGCAGATTCAAGATGGTAGAGACTACGTGGTGCGAATTCTTTCAGCAGGTAACTACGTTGAGGGGGAAAAACCAATACAAGTATTTGCAGATGCAGCCCTCAATCAGGTTGTCTTTAAGGGGGGTGATATCCTTGCTACCATCTCCACTAATCCCTCAACTATGACCAATGAACAAATTCGCAAGCGCCTCGATCAGTTATTGGCAGCCTCTGAGTTCCGTGCCCGTCGCGCTGGGATTTTGGGTGATATTCAAGTTGGAGATGGTCGGCTGACCACCCTAATCAACTTTATTGAGCAGCTGGAGAAGTATGGCCAACCCCTTAATGTCAAGGCTATTGCCCAAGAAACTGCCTACACAGCTGGTCCTTTAAAAATGCAGCTGGTAGCGAGCTACAATGGAGAAGATGTTTTTAAAACTATTGTTAACTAGCTAGGTTGTTAGCAGTCAGCAGTCAGCCGTCAGCAGTCAGCCGTTAGCGGTCAGCCGTCAGCGGTCAGCCGTCAGCTTAAAATAAACCTCGTTCGAGGTGGCACAGGCCACAAGCGCTGTGAGGTAACTCAGCATTATTCGAATCCTTACCTCTTTTCTTCAAAAGCTATTCAAACGCTGATTGCTGATTACTGATTGCTGATTGCTGATTACTTAATTTTTAAGTAGCTAGCTCCTCCGCAACTTGCCAATCGGGATTGTTATTAACTGCCTCCTGAAGTAGCTCAAACATTTGCCGACAATGGTTATTAACCTGTAGAGGTAACTCTTCATTTTTGACGACAAAATTTATGGGCACTTGTTGATCAGTGGCTTTCGATTTGTCAATCAATACGTCCACTGTAACCAGCTTCGTAAAGGATATATTACCCGGACTCTCTCTTGCCATTATATAGTCATCACTCTCGTAGAGAATTTCAAAATCGCAGGATTTTAGAACCTCAATGAGTAACGGCAGAAGACGATCAAGGGGAATAGTGATTTTAATGGAACGAGTGTAGCGAGCCATATAGACCTGGGGCTTGCTGATAGCTAAACTTTTCTATCTTGACATTCCCCCGTGGGAGGGATTGCTCGCACGGGGGATTATCGGTTGATATACTCGCCATAACCTGAAAGGTTTATACCAACCAAGCTAGAGGGCAAATCTCCCGAAGGGTTTTAGGTCTTATTGACCCAGTTTTACGCATTCCCTGCTGTAACTTGTTTATCAAAACGGCTGTTGATAGCTAACTAGTTTTTTGCTTCTAAGCCGACCTAGGTGACCAAATTGTTAGGCAAGGATTACGCAGTACCCTATCTCTGGCGATACTTTTTACTTTACTCTACGGACGAAGGATTTGGGCAATAACTTATTGTTTTTTTAATTTATTTTTAAATTATTGGTTTAACCAATAGGTTAAACTTGTTGTTGGTTTATTACTTTATTAGTTGATTAACTTATTTTTTTTTAACTTTTGTCACTTGCTAAATTTTGCGTTCCTACTTTTGTGAAAACTTTCTGTTAATCCAGGATTATTTTAACGCAATTAGACCCAAATGTCAAGAAAACTATCAACGGCGGTTAAAACCCCTCCACACGCTCAGGTTTCACCCCCGTTTTCAAAAGATGGAGTTTTCAAGGCAAGACCCAAGGGTTAAAGCTTGCGCGAAGGTAAGATTTTTTATAATCATCGAATTTTCAAACATACTAACTATGAATGTAGCAATCATTGGTTGTGGATACGTGGGTAGTGCCGTTGCTCACCTTTGGCATCAAGAGTTAGGGTTATCCACTACAGTAACCACTACTACCCCTGAGCGCGTCCCAGAACTAAAAACAATTGCTGACCGAGTGGTTGTGGTTAAAGGAAACGACCCGATTGGTCTAGAATCGGTAGTGAAAAACCAGGAGATTATTCTTCTGTCTGTGGGTGCTGCCAATGGTAAGGTCTATCAAGAAACCTACTTAGACACAGCCCAAACCTTAGTTTCTGTGCTCAAAACCGCTCCTACGGTACGACAGCTAATTTACACCGGAAGCTATGCTGTCTACGGTGATCGACAGGGAGGCTGGGTAGACGAAACATCACCGATTGCTCCCCCTAGTCCCAATTATGAAATTCTAGCGGAAACTGAGCAGGTATTACTATCAGCATCCAATCCTAATCTGAAGGTTTGTATCCTGCGTCTGGGAGGAATTTATGGTCCGAAGCGGGAACTAGTCAAAATATTTGGTCGATTTGCAGGTACTACTCGTGAGGGTTCGGGTCAAGAAGTCACCAATTGGATTCATCTAGATGACATAGTTGGTGCGATAGAATTTGTCCGTT includes:
- a CDS encoding DUF3084 domain-containing protein — translated: MTSAYILIASILVLGGLLATLGDRMGTRVGKARLSLFNLRPRTTATVVTIITGGLISASTLGILFATSESLRDGIFELDNILKKLRSARREVSQLEDEKNRVEQQLEDARAEQIEVQKRLDETNRNFQQAQNQLKDVSAQLGVLRTEIKSLLGERQLLIQQRNQLNEQITQLQSQITQLKELVKKRDQEMLERDQAILERDQAILERDQAILKQDQTIQQRDQELADKDQAIKQFDRKIAERDQVIAQRETFLKKLEQELKELEQQLKQKERQLAERNKQLQSQEKQLAFLKRELEILEQYYQNYQVLRQGNVALIRGQVLTSGVVRIVDPTAVNQAVDQLLSQANKTAVDITRASSSNSQEPLVQITQAQVDQLVQQIQDGRDYVVRILSAGNYVEGEKPIQVFADAALNQVVFKGGDILATISTNPSTMTNEQIRKRLDQLLAASEFRARRAGILGDIQVGDGRLTTLINFIEQLEKYGQPLNVKAIAQETAYTAGPLKMQLVASYNGEDVFKTIVN
- a CDS encoding NAD-dependent epimerase/dehydratase family protein, which produces MNVAIIGCGYVGSAVAHLWHQELGLSTTVTTTTPERVPELKTIADRVVVVKGNDPIGLESVVKNQEIILLSVGAANGKVYQETYLDTAQTLVSVLKTAPTVRQLIYTGSYAVYGDRQGGWVDETSPIAPPSPNYEILAETEQVLLSASNPNLKVCILRLGGIYGPKRELVKIFGRFAGTTREGSGQEVTNWIHLDDIVGAIEFVRSHQLQGIYNLVDDQILTYQDLLEKVFKQHNLPSVSWDSSVTKARPYNARVSNKKIIDAGYQFIHPEKIF